In Rosa chinensis cultivar Old Blush chromosome 1, RchiOBHm-V2, whole genome shotgun sequence, a genomic segment contains:
- the LOC121051991 gene encoding rust resistance kinase Lr10-like, which translates to MQQTLISFFCFVFLVFSSKVLCENQNTCRELKCRKHGPAIRFPFSLKGSHPENCGYPGFLVSCNEKRETILELPIPVKFAIKTIDYENQYIQLYDPENCLLVKLLKVYNMPISPFNYSEYQMTNITLFNCSSAERQLANNKVPCFEGPAGYQIYSLDSEEEEEEDTSLIPLLSCTKMYDYSSVPYSSYKPANLHVEWSEPSCKRCEAQGNKCGLKKNGTESTEIECLYRKGGSQKKLLVATGASLGSFVLVLLVAAVYHVYSSDRKEKENQLKIEVFLEDYRALKPSRYSYADIKRITNQFKEKLGQGAYGTVFKGELSAECFVAVKVLNSTKGNGEEFVNEVGTMGHIHHVNVVRLVGFCADGFRRALVYDFLPNGSLQDFLSSAGNNNSFLGWGKLQDISLGIAKGIEYLHQGCNQQILHFDIKPHNVLLDHNFNPKISDFGLAKLCSKDQSIVSMTTARGTMGYIAPEVFSRNFGNVSYKSDVYSYGMVLLEIVGGRRNFGSTTENTNEVYYPEWIYNLLEEKVDLPINVREEGDAKIAKRLAIVGLWCIQWHPADRPSMQRVVQMLEGGENLTMPQNPFASQGPAGTNTSAPSRNLNLQLEVIPELEQ; encoded by the exons ATGCAGCAAActctcatctctttcttttgcttCGTCTTCCTGGTTTTCTCATCCAAAGTCCTTTGTGAAAACCAAAACACCTGCAGAGAATTGAAGTGTCGGAAACATGGCCCAGCTATCCGATTCCCTTTTAGCCTCAAAGGTAGCCACCCAGAAAATTGTGGGTATCCTGGgtttcttgtttcctgcaatgaAAAGCGGGAAACCATTCTTGAGCTGCCAATCCCAGTCAAATTCGCAATAAAAACCATAGACTATGAGAATCAGTATATCCAGCTATATGACCCAGAAAATTGCTTGCTGGTGAAGCTATTGAAAGTCTACAACATGCCAATCTCTCCCTTCAACTACTCAGAATACCAGATGACTAACATTACTTTATTCAATTGTTCTTCAGCTGAAAGGCAACTGGCGAACAATAAAGTCCCCTGTTTTGAAGGCCCTGCTGGCTACCAAATTTATTCGCTTGattcggaggaggaggaggaggaggacaccAGTCTCATTCCCCTTCTGTCTTGCACAAAGATGTATGATTATTCATCAGTTCCATACAGCTCGTATAAGCCTGCAAATCTTCATGTGGAATGGTCAGAACCAAGTTGTAAACGATGCGAAGCACAGGGCAACAAATGTGGACTGAAGAAAAATGGCACCGAAAGTACTGAAATTGAATGCCTTTATAGGAAAGGAG GTTCACAAAAAAAGTTATTAGTAGCAACAG GTGCATCCCTGGGTTCATTTGTACTCGTACTACTTGTCGCTGCAGTTTATCATGTCTACAGTTCTGacaggaaagaaaaagagaatcaATTAAAGATTGAAGTATTTTTAGAGGATTACAGAGCACTCAAACCAAGCAGGTATTCTTATGCAGATATTAAGAGGATTACAAATCAATTCAAGGAAAAATTAGGCCAAGGAGCCTATGGGACTGTTTTTAAGGGAGAACTTTCTGCTGAATGTTTTGTTGCGGTGAAAGTCCTCAATAGTACTAAGGGGAATGGGGAAGAGTTTGTAAATGAAGTAGGAACAATGGGACATATCCACCATGTCAATGTGGTTCGATTGGTTGGATTCTGTGCGGATGGATTTAGACGAGCTCTTGTTTATGACTTCTTACCTAATGGTTCACTACAAGATTTCTTATCATCAGCAGGCAATAACAATTCTTTCCTGGGTTGGGGTAAGTTGCAAGATATTTCTCTTGGAATAGCAAAAGGAATTGAATATCTGCACCAAGGATGCAATCAACAGATCCTACATTTTGATATCAAACCCCATAATGTTTTGCTAGACCATAACTTCAACCCAAAgatttctgattttggtttgGCCAAGTTATGTTCCAAGGATCAAAGTATAGTGTCAATGACTACCGCCAGGGGAACGATGGGGTACATTGCACCTGAAGTGTTCTCCAGGAACTTTGGAAATGTGTCCTATAAGTCAGATGTCTATAGCTATGGAATGGTACTGCTTGAGATTGTAGGAGGGAGAAGGAACTTTGGTTCAACCACAGAGAACACCAATGAAGTTTACTACCCAGAATGGATCTATAATCTTCTTGAAGAAAAAGTTGACCTACCTATCAATGTAAGGGAAGAAGGAGATGCTAAAATTGCAAAGAGACTTGCAATTGTAGGTCTTTGGTGCATTCAATGGCACCCTGCAGATCGTCCTTCTATGCAAAGGGTGGTTCAGATGTTGGAAGGAGGAGAAAACTTAACCATGCCTCAAAATCCTTTTGCCTCTCAGGGTCCAGCAGGAACAAATACAAGTGCACCTTCAAGAAATTTAAATCTCCAACTAGAAGTAATTCCTGAGTTAGAACAGTAA
- the LOC112191439 gene encoding LEAF RUST 10 DISEASE-RESISTANCE LOCUS RECEPTOR-LIKE PROTEIN KINASE-like 2.4 isoform X2, translated as MGIGGIRSLSLCGWVSIVAFFVLGLSTASSSGKIHTTSVLGDKGTCVPSSCGDFQNISFPFRLKHDPKHCGGQEFFTLECHNNITVLRLFSHEYYVKAIDYDNRTIRVVDPGLEKNNCTSLPRFPLAPSNFSYDSIGETVWPYSYLVTFLKCANPVNSSLYVNTAPCIKSKGYGYAILDMSPQDVEIGCRIDWMGMITSMHGKDRNISYQDIHNELVYGFVLQWYDFSVCPGNHWHYIDRLHTYAPCYRRSISDRGHLYLDLIVAASVVGVKLIFGGPFVIALLIYKWRRRHWSTYNTIEDFLHSDNFMPIRYSYSNIKKMSDGFKDKLGEGGYGSVFKGKLRSGHFGAIKLLGKSNANGEDFMNEVATIGRIHHVNVVQLVGYCVEGSKRALVYDFMSNGSLDKYIYSKEGSITLSYRKMYEIAVGVAQGIEYLHQGCEMQILHFDIKPHNILLDENFIPKISDFGLAKLYPVNNSIVSSMAARGTLGYIAPELFYKNIGGVSYKADVYSFGMLLMEMASRRKNLNADVDHSSQIHFPSWVHDQYTDGKDLEIGDATTEEKKLIKKMIVTALWCIQMKPSDRPSMKRVTQMLVGDTEYLEMPPKPSLCPQPMPASNLIPICSNVELTCTLSAR; from the exons ATGGGAATAGGTGGGATAAGGAGCCTCTCCCTGTGTGGGTGGGTGTCAATTGTAGCCTTTTTTGTTCTTGGCTTATCTACCGCTTCTTCCTCCGGCAAGATCCACACAACAAGTGTTCTGGGCGATAAGGGTACGTGTGTCCCTTCTTCCTGCGGCGACTTCCAGAACATAAGCTTCCCTTTTCGACTGAAACATGATCCAAAGCACTGTGGCGGCCAAGAGTTCTTCACTTTGGAATGTCACAACAACATCACAGTGCTGCGCCTATTTTCTCACGAGTACTACGTGAAGGCCATTGACTACGATAACAGGACAATCCGAGTGGTAGATCCTGGCCTTGAGAAGAACAACTGCACTTCCCTTCCTCGTTTTCCTTTGGCCCCTTCTAACTTCAGTTATGATTCAATAGGTGAAACAGTCTGGCCATATTCATATCTTGTAACTTTCTTGAAGTGTGCAAATCCAGTGAATTCTTCTCTGTATGTGAACACTGCTCCCTGTATTAAATCCAAAGGGTATGGTTATGCCATTCTAGACATGAGTCCGCAAGATGTGGAGATTGGGTGCAGAATAGATTGGATGGGTATGATCACTTCGATGCACGGAAAGGACCGAAACATTTCCTATCAAGATATACACAATGAACTGGTGTATGGCTTTGTGCTTCAATGGTATGATTTCAGTGTCTGCCCCGGTAATCACTGGCATTACATTGATCGTCTGCACACCTATGCACCATGTTATCGGCGCAGCATCTCAG ACCGTGGTCATCTTTACTTGGATCTTATCGTTGCTGCCAGTGTTGTAGGGGTAAAACTTATATTTGGAGGTCCGTTTGTGATTGCACTTCTGATATACAAGTGGCGAAGAAGACATTGGTCAACCTACAACACTATCGAAGATTTTCTGCATAGTGACAATTTCATGCCTATAAGGTACTCTTACTCCAACATTAAGAAAATGTCTGACGGATTCAAAGATAAGTTGGGGGAAGGGGGTTATGGGTCTGTATTTAAAGGCAAATTACGGAGTGGCCACTTTGGAGCCATTAAGTTATTAGGCAAGTCTAATGCTAATGGTGAAGATTTCATGAATGAAGTAGCTACTATTGGAAGGATTCATCATGTCAATGTGGTTCAGCTTGTTGGTTACTGTGTCGAGGGTTCAAAGCGTGCCTTAGTATATGATTTCATGTCAAATGGGTCTCTTGATAAATACATTTACTCTAAAGAAGGATCCATCACTTTAAGTTACAGGAAAATGTATGAGATTGCAGTTGGAGTAGCTCAGGGTATTGAATATTTGCATCAAGGTTGTGAAATGCAAATTCTACATTTTGATATCAAGCCTCATAATATTCTACTTGATGAGAATTTTATCCCAAAGATTTCTGACTTTGGGCTAGCGAAACTATATCCAGTGAATAATAGCATCGTCTCTTCAATGGCAGCAAGAGGCACTTTGGGATACATTGCTCCCGAGTTGTTTTATAAAAACATTGGTGGTGTTTCATACAAAGCTGATGTCTATAGTTTTGGAATGTTGTTGATGGAAATGGCAAGCAGAAGGAAAAATCTAAATGCAGATGTAGATCACTCAAGCCAAATTCACTTCCCTTCCTGGGTGCATGATCAATATACTGATGGGAAGGACTTGGAGATTGGAGATGCAACAACAGaggaaaagaaattaattaaaaaaatgatcGTAACTGCCCTGTGGTGTATTCAAATGAAACCAAGTGATCGACCTTCAATGAAGAGAGTCACACAGATGCTCGTAGGAGATACTGAATACCTAGAAATGCCGCCAAAGCCTTCTCTATGTCCACAACCAATGCCTGCAAGCAATTTGATTCCAATATGTTCAAATGTGGAGCTAACATGTACTCTTTCAGCTAGGTGA
- the LOC112191439 gene encoding LEAF RUST 10 DISEASE-RESISTANCE LOCUS RECEPTOR-LIKE PROTEIN KINASE-like 2.4 isoform X1, translated as MGIGGIRSLSLCGWVSIVAFFVLGLSTASSSGKIHTTSVLGDKGTCVPSSCGDFQNISFPFRLKHDPKHCGGQEFFTLECHNNITVLRLFSHEYYVKAIDYDNRTIRVVDPGLEKNNCTSLPRFPLAPSNFSYDSIGETVWPYSYLVTFLKCANPVNSSLYVNTAPCIKSKGYGYAILDMSPQDVEIGCRIDWMGMITSMHGKDRNISYQDIHNELVYGFVLQWYDFSVCPGNHWHYIDRLHTYAPCYRRSISGFFNLVLTVLIDRGHLYLDLIVAASVVGVKLIFGGPFVIALLIYKWRRRHWSTYNTIEDFLHSDNFMPIRYSYSNIKKMSDGFKDKLGEGGYGSVFKGKLRSGHFGAIKLLGKSNANGEDFMNEVATIGRIHHVNVVQLVGYCVEGSKRALVYDFMSNGSLDKYIYSKEGSITLSYRKMYEIAVGVAQGIEYLHQGCEMQILHFDIKPHNILLDENFIPKISDFGLAKLYPVNNSIVSSMAARGTLGYIAPELFYKNIGGVSYKADVYSFGMLLMEMASRRKNLNADVDHSSQIHFPSWVHDQYTDGKDLEIGDATTEEKKLIKKMIVTALWCIQMKPSDRPSMKRVTQMLVGDTEYLEMPPKPSLCPQPMPASNLIPICSNVELTCTLSAR; from the exons ATGGGAATAGGTGGGATAAGGAGCCTCTCCCTGTGTGGGTGGGTGTCAATTGTAGCCTTTTTTGTTCTTGGCTTATCTACCGCTTCTTCCTCCGGCAAGATCCACACAACAAGTGTTCTGGGCGATAAGGGTACGTGTGTCCCTTCTTCCTGCGGCGACTTCCAGAACATAAGCTTCCCTTTTCGACTGAAACATGATCCAAAGCACTGTGGCGGCCAAGAGTTCTTCACTTTGGAATGTCACAACAACATCACAGTGCTGCGCCTATTTTCTCACGAGTACTACGTGAAGGCCATTGACTACGATAACAGGACAATCCGAGTGGTAGATCCTGGCCTTGAGAAGAACAACTGCACTTCCCTTCCTCGTTTTCCTTTGGCCCCTTCTAACTTCAGTTATGATTCAATAGGTGAAACAGTCTGGCCATATTCATATCTTGTAACTTTCTTGAAGTGTGCAAATCCAGTGAATTCTTCTCTGTATGTGAACACTGCTCCCTGTATTAAATCCAAAGGGTATGGTTATGCCATTCTAGACATGAGTCCGCAAGATGTGGAGATTGGGTGCAGAATAGATTGGATGGGTATGATCACTTCGATGCACGGAAAGGACCGAAACATTTCCTATCAAGATATACACAATGAACTGGTGTATGGCTTTGTGCTTCAATGGTATGATTTCAGTGTCTGCCCCGGTAATCACTGGCATTACATTGATCGTCTGCACACCTATGCACCATGTTATCGGCGCAGCATCTCAG GTTTCTTTAACCTTGTGTTGACGGTGTTAATCG ACCGTGGTCATCTTTACTTGGATCTTATCGTTGCTGCCAGTGTTGTAGGGGTAAAACTTATATTTGGAGGTCCGTTTGTGATTGCACTTCTGATATACAAGTGGCGAAGAAGACATTGGTCAACCTACAACACTATCGAAGATTTTCTGCATAGTGACAATTTCATGCCTATAAGGTACTCTTACTCCAACATTAAGAAAATGTCTGACGGATTCAAAGATAAGTTGGGGGAAGGGGGTTATGGGTCTGTATTTAAAGGCAAATTACGGAGTGGCCACTTTGGAGCCATTAAGTTATTAGGCAAGTCTAATGCTAATGGTGAAGATTTCATGAATGAAGTAGCTACTATTGGAAGGATTCATCATGTCAATGTGGTTCAGCTTGTTGGTTACTGTGTCGAGGGTTCAAAGCGTGCCTTAGTATATGATTTCATGTCAAATGGGTCTCTTGATAAATACATTTACTCTAAAGAAGGATCCATCACTTTAAGTTACAGGAAAATGTATGAGATTGCAGTTGGAGTAGCTCAGGGTATTGAATATTTGCATCAAGGTTGTGAAATGCAAATTCTACATTTTGATATCAAGCCTCATAATATTCTACTTGATGAGAATTTTATCCCAAAGATTTCTGACTTTGGGCTAGCGAAACTATATCCAGTGAATAATAGCATCGTCTCTTCAATGGCAGCAAGAGGCACTTTGGGATACATTGCTCCCGAGTTGTTTTATAAAAACATTGGTGGTGTTTCATACAAAGCTGATGTCTATAGTTTTGGAATGTTGTTGATGGAAATGGCAAGCAGAAGGAAAAATCTAAATGCAGATGTAGATCACTCAAGCCAAATTCACTTCCCTTCCTGGGTGCATGATCAATATACTGATGGGAAGGACTTGGAGATTGGAGATGCAACAACAGaggaaaagaaattaattaaaaaaatgatcGTAACTGCCCTGTGGTGTATTCAAATGAAACCAAGTGATCGACCTTCAATGAAGAGAGTCACACAGATGCTCGTAGGAGATACTGAATACCTAGAAATGCCGCCAAAGCCTTCTCTATGTCCACAACCAATGCCTGCAAGCAATTTGATTCCAATATGTTCAAATGTGGAGCTAACATGTACTCTTTCAGCTAGGTGA